Within the Thermosynechococcus sichuanensis E542 genome, the region GCGGCGTTCTTTGCGCAGGTGCAGGGCAAGCTTTGCTGTGGCGGTGGTTTTTCCCGTTCCCTGTAAACCTGCCATGAGAATAATCGTCGGCGGTGGCTCCGCGTGAGCAAGGGGACTGTGGGATTCCCCCATTACCTCAACGAGGGCATCGTAAACAATTTTGATAAATTGCTGATCCGGACGAACCCCGGCAATCACCTCGGCACCGATCGCCCGCTGACGCACATTTTCAATAAAGTCTTTGGCAACTTGGAGGTTAACATCGGCCTCTAGTAGGGCACGGCGCACTTCCCTAAGAGCCTCTTGGATATTGTTTTCCGTAATTTTGTCTTGACCGCGTAGGGTTTTCCAAGCAGATTCAAGGCGTTCGGCAAGGGCGTCAAACATGGATTACAGCTCAAGGGGCGACAAGAATTTCATGCGTCTTAGAGTATCTATCGTAGCAAACCCTCTTCCCCATACAGTCTTGGCCTCTGAGTTAAACAAAGGACAGCAAGCTGCAATTTGTAGCAAAGTTAGCAGTGGCAGTCAACCGTATGCGCTAGGCTTTCACGGTAAGATAAAAACATTAGGGTTAGAGTCTTTGATTTTTGTAAGGTTTTACAGAGACTGCCTATTAAAGGCTCTGATCGGCGGGAGGTGTCCAATGCTTGTGATCCTCACCCAAAATCAGATTTTACCATCACAGTCTGTGTGTCAATCCTGCTTGTTTGCCGATCGCCAAGGCCAACCCCGCTGGCAAGAGGGTCAGCTCCGTTGTGGGGCACCTCTAGGGAGTACTACTGAAGCGGGATGCCAACACTTTCGCTGTCAAATGGGGTTTCATTTAGTGGCGGTGTCGGATTTGCCCACTCCTCTGGAGCAAGACCATTGAGGGAAATCGCCACAAAGGAATATCAATGCTTGAACTTGACAACTACGATCCAGGAGAGTTTTACGACGAGTGGTTTTTGGCTCAAGGACAGCCACGGCCGTTTATTCAACCGCTGTTACAACGGGTGCGATCGCTGCCAGCGGGGGAACTGCAACAGCGGCAAAAAATGGCGCAACAGGTGATGTTTAACATTGGCGCCACATTCACCGTCTATGGTGCGGCTGAGGGTACCGAGCGGATCATGCCCTTTGACATTCTGCCACGGGTCATTCCTGCCCAAGAGTGGCAGGCTCTTGAACGGGGTCTCAAGCAACGGATTGCGGCGCTCAATACATTTATTGCCGATGTCTATGGCGATCAAAAAATTATTAAAGATGGTGTTATTCCCCGGGAACTGATTGAGTCGGCCAAAGGCTATCTGCGTCCCTGCCATGACCTGAAGCCGCCGGAGGGCATTTGGTGCCATATTACGGGTACCGACTTAGTCCGCGATCGCGATGGCACCTTCTATGTCTTAGAGGATAACCTGCGCTGTCCTTCGGGGGTCTCCTATGTGCTGGAAAACCGCCGGGTGATGAAAAGCACGTTTCCCCTTGTCTTCCAAGAACTGCACATTCAACCGGTGGATGAGTACCCCAGCCATCTCCTAGAAACTCTGTTGAACCTTGCGCCCTTGGGCCTGCCGGATGCGACGGTGGTGGTGCTGACGCCGGGGATGTACAACTCCGCCTATTTTGAGCATTCCTTCCTTGCGCAGCAAATGGGGGTGACGCTCGTGGAAGGGCGGGATCTGGTGGTGGCCGATGGTTACTTACAAATGCGCACAACCAAGGGTCTGAAGCGCGTGGATGTGGTCTATCGCCGCATTGATGATGACTTCATTGATCCAGCGGTATTTCGTGCTGATTCGATGCTAGGGGTCAGGGGTCTGATGGAGGTCTATCGCCAAGGGCGGGTGGCGATCGCCAATGCCCTCGGAACTGGCGTGGCCGACGACAAGGTAATTTATGCCTATGTGCCGCAAATGATTCGCTACTATCTGGGTGAGGAACCACTCCTGCCCAATGTG harbors:
- a CDS encoding circularly permuted type 2 ATP-grasp protein; the protein is MLELDNYDPGEFYDEWFLAQGQPRPFIQPLLQRVRSLPAGELQQRQKMAQQVMFNIGATFTVYGAAEGTERIMPFDILPRVIPAQEWQALERGLKQRIAALNTFIADVYGDQKIIKDGVIPRELIESAKGYLRPCHDLKPPEGIWCHITGTDLVRDRDGTFYVLEDNLRCPSGVSYVLENRRVMKSTFPLVFQELHIQPVDEYPSHLLETLLNLAPLGLPDATVVVLTPGMYNSAYFEHSFLAQQMGVTLVEGRDLVVADGYLQMRTTKGLKRVDVVYRRIDDDFIDPAVFRADSMLGVRGLMEVYRQGRVAIANALGTGVADDKVIYAYVPQMIRYYLGEEPLLPNVPTYLCWEPQQLDHVLKNLDSLVVKSANESGGYGMLIGCQATAEQRAEFAERIKANPRNYIAQPTLSLSRVPTLLGDEIVGCHVDLRPYILYGKEIYVHPGGLTRVAMKRGSLVVNSSQGGGSKDTWVLSE